In Kitasatospora sp. NA04385, a single genomic region encodes these proteins:
- a CDS encoding M15 family metallopeptidase, with amino-acid sequence MKHARTTVTGLAAVALLGAVAAYSAFPDGPGGPADGIPAGGSVALDADVPAVRGLDPDLLAALRTAAADARQQGIELRVTSGRRSPAEQQRLLDAAVTRYGSLDLARRYVNTPEKSTHVSGRAADIGPTDADDWLNRHGARYGLCQVYANEMWHFELLTAPGGTCPPQLPDAAG; translated from the coding sequence ATGAAGCACGCACGGACCACGGTCACCGGACTGGCCGCGGTGGCACTGCTCGGCGCGGTGGCCGCGTACAGCGCGTTCCCGGACGGCCCCGGCGGCCCGGCCGACGGCATCCCGGCCGGCGGCTCGGTCGCCCTGGACGCGGACGTCCCCGCCGTCCGCGGCCTCGACCCGGACCTGCTCGCCGCCCTGCGCACCGCCGCGGCCGACGCCCGGCAGCAGGGCATCGAGCTCCGCGTCACCTCCGGTCGGCGCAGCCCCGCCGAGCAGCAGCGCCTCCTCGACGCGGCGGTCACCCGCTACGGCTCGCTCGACCTGGCCCGGCGCTACGTCAACACCCCCGAGAAGTCCACCCACGTCTCGGGCCGCGCCGCCGACATCGGCCCCACCGACGCCGACGACTGGCTGAACCGGCACGGCGCCCGCTACGGGCTCTGCCAGGTGTACGCCAACGAGATGTGGCACTTCGAACTGCTCACCGCCCCGGGCGGCACCTGCCCGCCCCAGCTGCCCGACGCGGCGGGCTGA
- a CDS encoding response regulator transcription factor: MRVLVVEDEEYLAEAVQAGLRLAAIACDVAGDGEAAWERLAVHRYDVVVLDRDLPGVPGDEVCRRIVAAGLGCRVLMLTAAARLDQKVAGFELGADDYLTKPFDLAELVVRLRSLARRPAEAVPPVLERAGVRLDAFRREVFRDGRYVALSRKQFAVLEVLMAAGGGVVSAEDLLERAWDEHADPFTNAVRITISGLRKRLGEPWVIHTVPGVGYRLDAA, translated from the coding sequence GTGCGGGTGCTGGTGGTGGAGGACGAGGAGTACCTCGCCGAGGCCGTGCAGGCGGGGCTGCGGCTGGCCGCGATCGCCTGCGACGTGGCGGGGGACGGCGAGGCGGCGTGGGAGCGGCTCGCGGTGCACCGGTACGACGTGGTGGTGCTGGACCGGGACCTGCCGGGGGTGCCGGGCGACGAGGTGTGCCGGCGGATCGTCGCGGCGGGGCTGGGCTGCCGGGTGCTGATGCTGACCGCGGCGGCCCGGCTGGACCAGAAGGTCGCCGGGTTCGAGCTGGGCGCGGACGACTACCTGACCAAGCCGTTCGACCTGGCGGAGCTGGTGGTGCGGCTGCGTTCGCTGGCCCGCCGCCCGGCCGAGGCGGTGCCGCCGGTGCTGGAGCGCGCGGGCGTGCGGCTGGACGCGTTCCGCCGCGAGGTGTTCCGGGACGGCCGCTACGTGGCGCTGTCCCGCAAGCAGTTCGCGGTGCTGGAGGTGCTGATGGCGGCGGGCGGCGGCGTGGTGAGCGCCGAGGACCTGCTGGAGCGGGCCTGGGACGAGCACGCCGACCCGTTCACCAACGCCGTCCGGATCACCATCTCGGGCCTGCGCAAGCGGCTCGGCGAGCCGTGGGTGATCCACACCGTGCCGGGCGTCGGCTACCGGCTGGACGCGGCGTGA
- the prfB gene encoding peptide chain release factor 2: MAAVDPSEELKNLDSTMSSIEAVLDLDKIRADIATLEEEAAAPTLWDDVANAQKVTSRLSFLQGELRKVETLRGRVEDLGVLFELAEAEDDADTRAEAEVELVSVQKAVEELEVRTLLSGEYDAREALVNIRAEAGGVDAADFAEQLMRMYLRWAERHGYPTEVYDTSYAEEAGIKSATFTIKAPYAYGTLSVEQGTHRLVRISPFDNQGRRQTSFAGVEVLPVVETSDHVDIDEGDLRIDVYRASGPGGQGVNTTDSAVRITHLPTGIVVSCQNERSQIQNKASAMNVLQAKLLERRRQEERAAMDALKDGGSSWGNQMRSYVLHPYQMVKDLRTEHEVGNPQGVLDGDIDGFIEAGIRWRKQRES; the protein is encoded by the coding sequence GTGGCAGCCGTCGATCCTTCCGAAGAGCTCAAGAACCTCGACTCGACCATGTCGTCGATCGAGGCAGTCCTCGACCTGGACAAGATCCGGGCCGACATCGCAACCCTGGAGGAGGAGGCAGCCGCCCCCACCCTGTGGGACGACGTCGCGAACGCGCAGAAGGTCACCAGCCGGCTCTCCTTCCTCCAGGGCGAGCTGCGCAAGGTCGAGACCCTGCGCGGCCGGGTCGAGGACCTGGGCGTCCTGTTCGAACTCGCCGAGGCCGAGGACGACGCGGACACCCGCGCCGAGGCCGAGGTCGAGCTGGTCTCCGTGCAGAAGGCCGTGGAGGAGCTGGAGGTCCGCACCCTGCTCTCCGGCGAGTACGACGCCCGCGAGGCCCTGGTCAACATCCGGGCCGAAGCGGGCGGCGTCGACGCCGCGGACTTCGCCGAGCAGCTGATGCGGATGTACCTGCGCTGGGCCGAGCGGCACGGCTACCCGACCGAGGTCTACGACACCTCGTACGCCGAAGAGGCCGGCATCAAGTCCGCGACCTTCACCATCAAGGCCCCCTACGCCTACGGCACCCTCTCCGTCGAGCAGGGCACGCACCGCCTGGTGCGCATCTCCCCGTTCGACAACCAGGGCCGCCGCCAGACCTCCTTCGCGGGCGTCGAGGTGCTCCCCGTCGTCGAGACCTCCGACCACGTCGACATCGACGAGGGCGACCTGCGGATCGACGTCTACCGCGCCTCCGGCCCCGGCGGCCAGGGCGTCAACACCACCGACTCCGCCGTCCGGATCACCCACCTGCCCACCGGCATCGTGGTCTCCTGCCAGAACGAGCGCTCCCAGATCCAGAACAAGGCCTCGGCGATGAACGTCCTCCAGGCCAAGCTGCTGGAGCGCCGCCGCCAGGAGGAGCGCGCCGCGATGGACGCCCTCAAGGACGGCGGCTCGTCCTGGGGCAACCAGATGCGCTCCTACGTCCTGCACCCGTACCAGATGGTCAAGGACCTGCGCACCGAGCACGAGGTCGGCAACCCGCAGGGCGTGCTGGACGGGGACATCGACGGCTTCATCGAGGCCGGCATCCGGTGGCGCAAGCAGCGCGAGAGCTGA
- a CDS encoding serine/threonine-protein kinase, whose protein sequence is MRPVGSKYVLEEGLGRGATGTVWRGRVREDAAVPGLQPGQAVAVKVLREELAADPDVVMRFLRERSVLLRLTHPNIVRTRDLVVEGELLALVMDLVDGPDLYRYLRESGPLSPIAGSLLMAQVADALAASHADGVVHRDLKPANVLLATLAVDGDERMHPMLTDFGIARLADSPGITRTHEFVGTPAYVAPESAEGRPQTAAVDVYGAGIMLYELVTGRPPFQGDNPLAVLQAHLAQEPQRPRTMPEPLWTVVERCLRKDPAQRPTAVALAEALRVVAAGVGVHSSPAAVEAAMAVGDLLVPDPALAPAAPAAHDPHDATLAGAPAGGYDPSAVTQVMAHRPSVPGAEERTQLIAPPPAAPAEDRTRVMPPVPPGPDLPPAQPEGPHPWQTQLRAARDRNAQTRIGRFEPEDLGEPQVAPRPYQAGQYPQQGSGGRPPVAPPPYQAPQGGRPPQDGRYAPQQGPYQPQHPPQGRHPQQGSGGRPPVAPPPYQAQQQPGPPPGYGAPQGYGAPQRRPEPAPPRRQEPPYREPEPVREAPREREPRRRSPNRMRIPGLGCLKGCLLVLVVLALGCLALWNFTPLPHYWDNVVGWYHSASDWVTSHT, encoded by the coding sequence GTGCGGCCTGTCGGCAGCAAGTACGTGTTGGAGGAGGGCCTCGGGCGCGGCGCGACCGGAACGGTCTGGCGCGGCCGGGTGCGCGAGGACGCGGCGGTGCCGGGCCTGCAGCCCGGGCAGGCGGTCGCGGTCAAGGTGCTGCGCGAGGAGCTGGCCGCCGACCCGGACGTGGTGATGCGCTTCCTGCGCGAGCGCTCCGTCCTGCTCCGGCTGACCCACCCCAACATCGTCCGCACCCGGGACCTGGTGGTCGAGGGCGAGCTGCTCGCCCTGGTGATGGACCTGGTCGACGGCCCCGACCTGTACCGCTACCTGCGCGAGTCCGGCCCGCTGTCGCCGATCGCCGGCTCCCTGCTGATGGCCCAGGTCGCCGACGCGCTGGCCGCCAGCCACGCCGACGGCGTGGTCCACCGGGACCTCAAGCCCGCCAACGTGCTGCTGGCCACCCTCGCGGTGGACGGCGACGAGCGGATGCACCCGATGCTCACCGACTTCGGCATCGCCCGGCTCGCCGACTCCCCGGGCATCACCCGCACCCACGAGTTCGTCGGCACCCCCGCCTACGTCGCCCCCGAGTCCGCCGAGGGCCGCCCGCAGACCGCCGCGGTGGACGTCTACGGCGCCGGCATCATGCTGTACGAGCTGGTCACCGGCCGCCCGCCGTTCCAGGGCGACAACCCGCTGGCGGTCCTGCAGGCGCACCTCGCGCAGGAGCCGCAGCGCCCCCGCACCATGCCCGAGCCGCTGTGGACGGTGGTCGAGCGCTGCCTGCGCAAGGACCCGGCCCAGCGCCCCACCGCGGTCGCGCTGGCCGAGGCGCTGCGGGTGGTCGCGGCCGGTGTCGGCGTGCACTCCTCCCCGGCCGCGGTGGAGGCCGCGATGGCCGTCGGCGACCTGCTGGTGCCCGACCCGGCACTGGCCCCCGCGGCCCCCGCCGCGCACGACCCGCACGACGCCACCCTGGCGGGCGCCCCGGCGGGCGGCTACGACCCGTCCGCCGTGACCCAGGTGATGGCGCACCGGCCGTCCGTGCCGGGCGCCGAGGAGCGTACCCAGCTGATCGCCCCGCCGCCGGCCGCCCCGGCCGAGGACCGCACCCGGGTGATGCCCCCGGTGCCGCCCGGCCCCGACCTGCCCCCGGCCCAGCCCGAGGGCCCGCACCCGTGGCAGACCCAGCTGCGCGCCGCCCGGGACCGCAACGCGCAGACCCGGATCGGCCGCTTCGAACCGGAGGACCTGGGCGAGCCGCAGGTCGCCCCGCGCCCCTACCAGGCCGGCCAGTACCCGCAGCAGGGCTCCGGCGGCCGACCGCCGGTCGCCCCGCCGCCGTACCAGGCCCCGCAGGGCGGCCGGCCCCCGCAGGACGGCCGCTACGCCCCGCAGCAGGGCCCGTACCAGCCCCAGCACCCCCCGCAGGGCCGCCACCCGCAGCAGGGCTCCGGCGGCCGCCCGCCGGTGGCCCCGCCGCCGTACCAGGCCCAGCAGCAGCCGGGCCCGCCGCCCGGGTATGGCGCCCCGCAGGGCTACGGCGCCCCGCAGCGCCGCCCCGAGCCCGCGCCGCCGCGCCGCCAGGAGCCGCCGTACCGGGAGCCGGAGCCGGTCCGCGAGGCGCCCCGGGAGCGGGAGCCCCGGCGGCGCAGCCCGAACCGGATGCGCATCCCCGGCCTGGGCTGCCTCAAGGGCTGCCTGCTGGTGCTGGTGGTGCTGGCGCTGGGCTGCCTGGCGCTGTGGAACTTCACGCCGCTGCCGCACTACTGGGACAACGTGGTCGGCTGGTACCACTCGGCCAGTGACTGGGTCACCAGCCACACCTGA
- the ftsX gene encoding permease-like cell division protein FtsX, which yields MRAQFVLSEIGVGLRRNLTMTIAVVVSVALSLALAGASLLVRDQVNSMKDYWYDKVEVSIYFCIKADHNSPQCSAGAATDDQVAQVKADLDKMTPLVQSSTYESSQEAYKHFKESNPDNPLLAAVGPDAMPQSWRVKLNDPTKFDVIQSAFAGKPGVKSVDDQRKILENLFGLLRGLQTAAFVIMVLMLFVALLLIVNTVRVSAFSRRRETGIMRLVGASNFYVQMPFIAEAAFAALLGSVLASGLLIGGHFFVHGWLAKKVGFITFIGLSSVLAVIPLLVVVGMGMAAIAAFFTLRKYLKV from the coding sequence ATGCGCGCCCAGTTCGTCCTGTCGGAGATCGGCGTCGGTCTCCGCCGCAACCTGACCATGACCATCGCCGTCGTGGTCAGTGTCGCGCTCTCGCTCGCCCTCGCCGGTGCCTCGCTGCTCGTCCGCGACCAGGTCAACTCCATGAAGGACTACTGGTACGACAAGGTCGAAGTCAGCATCTACTTCTGCATCAAGGCGGACCACAACTCGCCGCAGTGCTCGGCGGGTGCGGCCACCGACGACCAGGTCGCGCAGGTGAAGGCCGACCTGGACAAGATGACGCCGCTGGTGCAGAGCTCGACCTACGAGTCCTCCCAGGAGGCGTACAAGCACTTCAAGGAGAGCAACCCGGACAACCCGCTGCTGGCGGCGGTCGGCCCGGACGCGATGCCGCAGTCCTGGCGGGTCAAGCTGAACGACCCGACCAAGTTCGACGTGATCCAGAGCGCCTTCGCGGGCAAGCCGGGCGTCAAGTCGGTCGACGACCAGCGCAAGATCCTGGAGAACCTGTTCGGCCTGCTGCGCGGCCTGCAGACCGCGGCGTTCGTGATCATGGTGCTGATGCTGTTCGTCGCGCTCCTGCTGATCGTCAACACCGTCCGGGTGTCCGCGTTCAGCCGACGGCGCGAGACGGGCATCATGCGCCTGGTCGGTGCCTCCAACTTCTACGTGCAGATGCCGTTCATCGCGGAGGCCGCGTTCGCCGCGCTGCTCGGCTCGGTGCTGGCCTCCGGACTGCTGATCGGCGGGCACTTCTTCGTGCACGGGTGGCTGGCGAAGAAGGTCGGCTTCATCACCTTCATCGGCCTGTCCTCGGTGCTGGCGGTCATCCCGCTGCTGGTGGTGGTCGGTATGGGCATGGCGGCGATCGCCGCGTTCTTCACCCTCCGCAAGTACCTGAAGGTCTGA
- a CDS encoding HAMP domain-containing sensor histidine kinase, with amino-acid sequence MSRPRRLTARMRLTLSYTLFTLTTGVLCLAVVYVGMRYVPNYPLMPANPRDRADAPSRQEILESLLTASGYALALLTAVGMAGGWLVAGRVLRPLQEVTAAARRASGGDLGHRIALAGPRDEFTELADAFDEMLARLERSFDAQQRFAANASHELRTPLAIDRTMLQVAAADPAHQDWPRLVSRLQDTNQRGIEVTEALLQLAELSHREPESAPLELSGAVREALAATAAEARALGVGVRAEPGPAPTVGNAVLLRQAAVNLVQNALRHNLPAGGWAEVRTGPDDRRPGWVRLVVRNSGPVLDGALVATLTEPFLRGRGRTAQRDRARRGHGLGLAIVAAVARAHGGELRLTGLPEGGLEVVLALPGRA; translated from the coding sequence GTGAGCCGCCCGCGGCGGCTGACCGCGCGGATGCGGCTGACGCTCAGCTACACGCTGTTCACGCTCACCACGGGCGTGCTCTGCCTGGCCGTGGTGTACGTCGGGATGCGGTACGTGCCGAACTACCCGCTGATGCCCGCGAATCCGCGCGACCGGGCGGACGCGCCGTCCCGGCAGGAGATTCTGGAGTCGCTGCTGACGGCGTCGGGGTACGCGCTGGCGCTGCTGACGGCGGTCGGGATGGCGGGCGGCTGGCTGGTCGCGGGGCGGGTGCTGCGCCCGCTCCAGGAGGTGACGGCGGCGGCCCGGCGGGCGTCGGGCGGCGACCTGGGGCACCGGATCGCGCTGGCCGGTCCGCGCGACGAGTTCACCGAACTGGCCGACGCCTTCGACGAGATGCTGGCCCGGCTGGAGCGGTCCTTCGACGCCCAGCAGCGGTTCGCCGCGAACGCCTCGCACGAGCTGCGCACCCCGCTGGCGATCGACCGGACGATGCTCCAGGTCGCGGCGGCCGACCCGGCGCACCAGGACTGGCCGCGGCTGGTGTCCCGGCTCCAGGACACCAACCAGCGCGGCATCGAGGTCACCGAGGCGCTGCTGCAACTGGCCGAACTCTCCCACCGGGAGCCGGAGTCGGCGCCGCTGGAGCTGTCGGGGGCGGTCCGCGAGGCGCTGGCCGCGACGGCGGCGGAGGCGCGGGCGCTGGGTGTCGGGGTGCGGGCCGAGCCGGGCCCCGCGCCGACGGTCGGCAACGCGGTGCTGCTCCGGCAGGCGGCCGTCAACCTGGTGCAGAACGCGCTGCGGCACAACCTGCCCGCGGGCGGCTGGGCCGAGGTGCGCACCGGTCCGGACGACCGGCGGCCGGGCTGGGTGCGGCTGGTGGTGCGCAACTCCGGCCCGGTGCTGGACGGGGCGCTGGTGGCCACCCTGACCGAGCCGTTCCTGCGCGGCCGGGGGCGGACGGCGCAGCGCGACCGGGCGCGGCGCGGCCACGGGCTGGGGCTGGCGATCGTGGCGGCGGTGGCCCGCGCGCACGGCGGGGAGCTGCGGCTGACGGGCCTGCCGGAGGGCGGCCTGGAGGTGGTGCTGGCCCTGCCGGGCCGGGCCTAG
- a CDS encoding serine/threonine-protein kinase: MARKIGSRYTVHQVIGRGSAGTVWLGEGPDGPVAVKLLREDLAADQVLVGRFVQERAALTGLDHPHVVGVHDMVVDGSDLALVMDLVQGSDLRTRLERDGVLSPAVAAAVIADVADGLAAAHAAGIVHRDVKPENVLLDLAAPPGPGGAPRAKLTDFGIARLVDAPRRTRATRIIGTPDYLAPEIIEGLEPRAAVDIYATATVLYELLTGTTPFGGGHTGAVLRRHVTENVPPVEGMPDGLWRIISECLAKAPASRLRAAELAARLRELLPELAGLGPLAVPAQRGAPEEVPTPGEAVYAEADAFAGSGTHRRRRGPAVPLVPGPQPDSTRDTHTSLRRPSARELASYAEESRAQRERPAAAHRRTRAQMIRRRRTLAVLIAVVLLLAGAAAAWTAFAAEPPAGASAAVHTPWYPRL, translated from the coding sequence TTGGCACGCAAGATCGGCAGCCGGTACACCGTCCACCAGGTGATCGGCCGCGGCTCGGCCGGCACCGTGTGGCTCGGCGAGGGCCCCGACGGCCCGGTCGCGGTGAAGCTGCTGCGCGAGGACCTCGCGGCCGACCAGGTGCTGGTCGGCCGGTTCGTCCAGGAGCGCGCCGCCCTCACCGGCCTCGACCACCCGCACGTGGTCGGCGTCCACGACATGGTGGTCGACGGCAGCGACCTCGCCCTGGTGATGGACCTGGTCCAGGGCAGCGACCTGCGCACCCGGCTGGAGCGCGACGGCGTGCTCAGCCCGGCCGTCGCCGCCGCGGTGATCGCCGACGTCGCCGACGGCCTGGCCGCCGCGCACGCCGCCGGCATCGTGCACCGCGACGTCAAGCCGGAGAACGTCCTGCTCGACCTCGCCGCCCCGCCCGGCCCCGGCGGCGCCCCGCGCGCCAAGCTCACCGACTTCGGCATCGCCCGCCTGGTCGACGCCCCCCGCCGCACCCGCGCCACCCGGATCATCGGCACCCCCGACTACCTCGCCCCCGAGATCATCGAGGGCCTGGAGCCGCGCGCCGCCGTCGACATCTACGCCACCGCCACCGTGCTGTACGAACTGCTCACTGGCACCACCCCGTTCGGCGGCGGCCACACCGGCGCGGTGCTGCGCCGGCACGTCACCGAGAACGTCCCCCCGGTCGAGGGCATGCCGGACGGCCTGTGGCGGATCATCTCCGAGTGCCTGGCCAAGGCCCCCGCCTCCCGGCTGCGCGCCGCCGAACTCGCCGCCCGGCTGCGCGAGCTGCTCCCCGAACTGGCCGGCCTCGGCCCGCTCGCGGTGCCCGCCCAGCGCGGCGCCCCCGAGGAGGTGCCCACCCCCGGCGAGGCGGTCTACGCCGAGGCCGACGCCTTCGCCGGCAGCGGCACCCACCGCCGCCGCCGCGGCCCCGCCGTCCCGCTGGTGCCCGGGCCGCAGCCCGACTCCACCCGGGACACCCACACCAGCCTGCGCCGCCCCTCCGCCCGGGAGCTCGCCTCCTACGCCGAGGAGTCCCGCGCCCAGCGCGAGCGGCCCGCCGCCGCCCACCGCCGCACCCGGGCCCAGATGATCCGCCGCCGCCGCACGCTGGCCGTGCTGATCGCCGTCGTCCTGCTGCTGGCCGGCGCCGCCGCCGCGTGGACGGCGTTCGCCGCCGAGCCCCCCGCGGGCGCCTCCGCGGCGGTGCACACCCCCTGGTACCCCCGGTTGTAG
- the ftsE gene encoding cell division ATP-binding protein FtsE: MIRFDNVSKTYPKQNRPALDNVSLEIEKGEFVFLVGSSGSGKSTFLRLCLREERPSTGDVHVLGKDLGKLSNWKVPHMRRQLGTVFQDFRLLPNKTVGQNVAFALEVIGKPKSAINKVVPEVLDLVGLGGKEGRMPGELSGGEQQRVAIARAFVNRPMLLIADEPTGNLDPQNSVGIMKLLDRINRTGTTVLMATHDQAIVDQMRKRVIELDKGLLVRDQARGVYGYQS, from the coding sequence GTGATCAGATTCGACAACGTCTCCAAGACCTATCCCAAGCAGAACCGTCCGGCCCTGGACAACGTCTCGCTGGAGATCGAGAAGGGCGAGTTCGTCTTCCTGGTCGGTTCGTCGGGTTCCGGCAAGTCGACGTTCCTGCGCCTGTGCCTGCGCGAGGAGCGCCCGTCCACCGGCGACGTGCACGTGCTGGGCAAGGACCTGGGCAAGCTCTCCAACTGGAAGGTGCCGCACATGCGGCGCCAACTGGGCACCGTCTTCCAGGACTTCCGCCTGCTGCCGAACAAGACCGTGGGGCAGAACGTGGCGTTCGCCCTGGAGGTCATCGGCAAGCCGAAGAGCGCCATCAACAAGGTGGTGCCCGAGGTGCTCGACCTGGTCGGCCTCGGTGGCAAGGAGGGCCGGATGCCCGGCGAGCTGTCGGGTGGTGAGCAGCAGCGCGTGGCCATCGCCCGCGCGTTCGTGAACCGGCCGATGCTGCTGATCGCCGACGAGCCCACCGGCAACCTCGACCCGCAGAACTCGGTCGGCATCATGAAGCTGCTCGACCGCATCAACCGGACCGGCACCACCGTGCTGATGGCGACCCACGACCAGGCGATCGTCGACCAGATGCGCAAGCGCGTCATCGAGCTCGACAAGGGCCTGCTGGTCCGCGACCAGGCCCGCGGCGTCTACGGCTACCAGAGCTAG